Below is a genomic region from Triticum dicoccoides isolate Atlit2015 ecotype Zavitan chromosome 5A, WEW_v2.0, whole genome shotgun sequence.
CCACCATGCATGGGTATTCTTCTCTCGTGGATCCTATTCTAAGGTTATTTCAAAGAAGTAACTCATCAAATAGTCATGCAAGATGCAACCAGAGAAAAATAACATTTGCTAGCAGGCATTTCGGCTTGGAAAAATGACATTCGCTTTACAGGCTCTAACATCTTTGGCGATTTGCGAAACATGCTAGTTCTCAGGCCATCCAGACGATAAATAGCATCACAATCAGTACGGCTGTGCACTTTTCTTCTCCTTTAGGGGGGCGGCATGTTTTCTTTTCACCTATCCACATCACAAAAATTACATCGATCTCTTTCCACGCAACAGTTGAACCAATGGACATCGATGGTATTGATGTAGTATATGGCGTGTGAATCTGTGATGATGGATGAGAATATCACTCTCATTATCTTCAATACTCCGACGCTAGTCGAGTACAAGTTCAATTGATCTGCAGAAGCAAAGAGCACTACTTCTGTCCCCAGCTGGATGAAGTGCTCGGCCGCCCTAATAGTCGCCATGCAAGAGATTCTCAGGATAATTGTGCAGATGGACCGTTGTCGTCGGTCCCGAACATGGCTTGATAACAACAAAACATGACCAGTTTCAACATCCAATGAAATGTCATCATCCAAGGAAACTCACTCGGCCAACCAAATGACACTCGACATCACGAAACGTACCTCTTGCTTCAGCAAGTGGAGGTTGATATGATTAGACCGATCCACTTGAGCACATAGATTTTTGAAATACTCAAATACTTACTCATGTTGATAGAGGAAAATCTACATGACCTGCTACCTTGGAACCTTGTGCAGAACGACAGGATTAAGGGAAGCCACTTGGAAAGGCACATCTGAAAAAGGAGCACGTAGATGGTTTTGTATGCACACATTCATTCAGGTCATACGTACATCCAACGGACGGCCAAAAGCGCAAGTTGTATAATGGAATTGCCTCTCACTCGAAAGCGACCGTAAATTAGGATTGTTTTATTTGCTTGGCGATGAAGCACCTGCTGGGATGTTCCCATTGAGGATATAGTTGTGCTCGAAAATGAAGTGCGTGGACAGTAAAATCCACCCACCCGAAATGACTTGTACCAATCGGTGCTCGGCAAGGAGGCATCCCGGAATGATGTGCAGCTGCAAGTTTTGGTTGCAGGAACAAGTCTCGGTCAGAGTCCCACTCGATAGGCGAAGAGAAATATCTTGGTGCGTTTACCTCCCTTCCACTTTTTCGGCGCACTTTTTTCCTCTGGGTTCACCGGCCCCGGCCCTCGCCGACCCGCAACCCGCCCGCCGTACATGTCATGGCTATCCGACGGTCTGTGTCGTCGCTGGCCAGGCCGGTGAAGCCCGCCCCAAACCCATTTTGCAGGCAGAGATACAGGCAGGAGCGGCACCATTTCCCGCCTCATGTTGCCCTATAAAACACCGCAGGCGCCGGCCAGCCACCAGGCAAAGCCAGGCTCATATTTTTTACTAGATGTTGAATGTCATTGTGAGATCCAGGCAACCCAAAGAAGCAATGCCAGATGCAAAATCTTTGGTGGCAACAACTTCCAAAATTATGGTTGGATGGGTGAATTGGTCGTTCCAAGATGCAAGGCAATTCTTTCACTTACAGTGCATACAATTAGCACCGCCTAGCATCCCATGCCATCTTTTTTCTTTATGCATTGCTAAAAGCTTGGTCTGTCTCCTTGGCATTGGATGCTTGAGATATTGTGGTCCATAAACACGCACCACGGTTTCATCGAAACTTTTGTGCACTTGACGATCGGATCGTTGGAGTGTCATCCATGAATCTACAGGAGAGCTATATGCAAGCATCTAAAGTGTCATGGTCACCTTTTGAAAAGGGGAAAACACAGAAGACCGACGACATTTCTCTATTGTTGGAAGGAAGAACCAAGGGCATGCATGTTGTCAACAATTCTACGGAACTATCGTTCGGTTGTGCAGAAATGTCGCCGAAACACTTATGGCAAGAAGGTGCAACCTTGCACATACTAGTGGAGGAAGAGGCGCTCTTGCCCAACGTATCTGTTCCGGCAAACTGTCGCATGACCAACCTGCGACCCGGACGCTACCTTTTCCTTTCGGTTGATGCTATCCATTGAGCAATCATCAATATTATCGCATGTTCTTCATTGTCCATCATTTCACTCCCGAAAACGGAGCTCGAATCCAACGACAAATCATGACAACACATTAACTCCACCATCGGATCCATCTACACATAATATGAATTATCTACACGAATCTATGAGCTGTGAAACTAAATCTACAAGAAAAGGTTGGCGAAATTTATCTTGAGGTCGTATGAGAGAAAACCGGACGGTAGGAAGAAGGCATGGGGTTGCGGCGAAGCATTAGAGGTCCTAGAATGGTTCAACGGAGGTGAGCGGAACCGAATAACTGTGCTCCGGGTGTCGGAGGCGGCAGTAAACGAAGGCGACGCGGGGATGTGGGTGGCGGCGGAAGGGAGTGCATTTCCTAAAATATCTGTGGCGCCAATATTTTTGGTGGACGAAAGACACACTATACCACATCGCCCAACCTCCAAATATGGAGGCTCGAGGGATCCAAAAATTATGACGACTTTAGTCGGTTGTCGCCTCTGTTAGAGTGGTCTTTTCGGCCGAAATAGCCATATCGATGGTTATTATGCCTATATATTATGCCGATCGGGCCGAAGTGGCAACTCTTTTAGAGGTTCTTTTAGGTGCTACAATCAAAAGTTTTGTCCCTTGCTTCGCAACATCTATTACACCTGGAATGGTTGAAATTTATGTCTTCCAATCAAATATACTCAAACAACTGATTAATCAAAGCTTTTAACACCCCCCCCCCCNNNNNNNNNNNNNNNNNNNNNNNNNNNNNNNNNNNNNNNNNNNNNNNNNNNNNNNNNNNNNNNNNNNNNNNNNNNNNNNNNNNNNNNNNNNNNNNNNNNNNNNNNNNNNNNNNNNNNNNNNNNNNNNNNNNNNNNNNNNNNNNNNNNNNNNNNNNNNNNNNNNNNNNNNNNNNNNNNNNNNNNNNNNNNNNNNNNNNNNNNNNNNNNNNNNNNNNNNNNNNNNNNNNNNNNNNNNNNNNNNNNNNNNNNNNNNNNNNNNNNNNNNNNNNNNNNNNNNNNNNNNNNNNNNNNNNNNNNNNNNNNNNNNNNNNNNNNNNNNNNNNNNNNNNNNNNNNNNNNNNNNNNNNNNNNNNNNNNNNNNNNNNNNNNNNNNNNNNNNNNNNNNNNNNNNNNNNNNNNNNNNNNNNNNNNNNNNNNNNNNNNNNNNNNNCACCCCGTGTGCCAAACAGCCATCACAGTCACTCCATACAAAACCAATTTTGACAGCGTAGCTAGAAACACTCCGCCGAAAAAACCTATCGGCAACATCAATTACCTTACGCATAGGTATATATCGCAAAATGTAAATGCAAGCATATTGCAAAAGGTTTGTCCCTGATGAGCACCACCAATTACACCTCTAATAGAACTAAAAAATATCACACCTCTAATGGGTTGAAATTCACGTCCTCCAAACAAATATATTTAGACAACTGATTATTAGCCTTTTAATCAAAGCTtttaaccaccaccaccaccaaaaaACAGCCATTGTAGTAGCTCGGTACAAACCATTTCGACACACTAGCTAGAATCACTTCGCCTGAAAAATCTACCAGTAACATCGATTGCCTTACGCATAGGTATATATCGCACAATGTAAATGCAAGCATATTGCAAAAGGATTGTCCCTGATTCGCAACACCAATTACACCTCTAATAGAACTCAAAAAAAATTTCACACCTCTAATGGGTTGAAATTCACATCTTCCAAACAAATATATTTACACAGCATTGTAGTAGCTCCGTACAAACCATTTCTGACACCCTACCTAGAATCACTTCGCCTGAAAAATCTATCAGCGACATCGATTGTCTTATACATACCATTATACATCGCAAAATGTAAATGCAAGTATGCGAGCAACCTGCTTTTCTAAAAGTCCCAACCAAGTAGAGGCTCATGCGTCTTCGTCACCATAAACACTGTCTCATAGACGAACCCGGCGAGGgggccaccgaccagcgggccGACCCAGTAGACCCAATGGTTGGTCCACACTCCAGTGGCCAACGCGGGCCCGAAGGACCGGGCGGGGTTCATGGAAGCGCCGGAGAAATTGCCGCCGGCAATGGTGTTGGCACCGACGATGAGACCGGTGAGCATCGGTCCGTAGCCGGGCACCGTGGTCCGCGGGTCGAGGATGGTCGCGTACACCACAAAGAGGAGGGAGAAGGTGAGGATGATCTCCATGACCAGCCCTTGCATGGGGCCTATGCCTGTGCCCAGGGTGTGCACCGGAACCGGAGTGGCCTGCATCAATAATTGCAAATTTGGAGAATGTTCAGATTTAGGAACGACTCACTGTCACGGCAATCAATTGATAATTTAAAACAAATAGTACACCTGTGTACTATACGGTCCCGTTTTCTTTGCGGGTGTactgtacgtgtccttgtcgtacgTGTCCAATTACCAGGGCGGGCAGAACACATGGCTATGGCTGTAAAATTGGCATGGGTGGGCTCGTACCTGGCCGCCGGAGAGGTAGCGGAGGAGGATGCAGGCGAGGGAGGAGGCCAGCAGCTGGGCCGCCACGTACAGCACCGCCCTGAACGCCGTGATGTGCCCGCGCGCCAGCAGCGCCACCGTCACCGCCGGGTTGAGGTGCCCGCCCGACACATGGAACCCCGCCGTCACCAGCACCCCCGCCGCCAGCGCCTGCGCGAGGGCAACCCCGGCCAGCGTCGCCATCGGCATAGCCGCGCCCTGCAGCTCCGGCACCCCTGCAAATTAATCGATCAATCATGAGTACGTACCACTGATCCCCAACCTCACGGCGTGTCACATGGTCGAGAAGCGAATCGAATGGAGGAGGAGAACACGTGTGGTTTGTTCGTAGGATCGCCAGCAAAGAAAATTGATAAAAAAGAAGAAGATGGGGCCAGGCCACCAGTTCATCTGCAAGAAGCTCGAGCCCCCGTGGATCCAGGCATCCAGCCGACCGTTGCCGCCGGCCCTCTGCCTCGTCCGTCTTTCCTTTCCTAGTCCCCAGACGACGGAGTCACCGGAGCAAGTTGGAGCCGCCAGAGATTCTCGGTCCGCGAACCAGGCCGACTAACAATTGGAGGATTAGGGGAGAGGTGAGCAGAGCACGGGTACGtaccggcggccatggcggcggcgactCCGGTGAAGACGAAGAGGAAGGTGAGGACCAGCTCCCCCAGCACGGCGCGGACGCAGCCGGCGTCGACGACGACGACGTCACGCTCGTCGAGCGAATCCGCATGCTTGGTGTCCATGCTCGAGCTGAGCTCCACGAGGCTCGCCGCTCTGGTTCTTGGGATGTGGCGAGAGTCTGTGCGGCTCCGAGGTAAAAAGTAAGATCTTGCTTGGTGGCCGACCGGCGCGCCTCTGGTGTTTTATAGACCAACATTTCTATTTTTATTTCGAGAAGATTTTATAGAGCAAAATGTATCTCTGTCTGCGAAATGGGTTTCGAGCGGGCTTTGCCGGGCCGAGGACGGTCGGACAGCGACGTCGTGGGCGGTCGGCAAGGGCCGGGGCCCGTGAACCCTGCACGAAAACGTGCGCCGAGAAAGCGCGGGGGGAGGTGAGGATGACCTGTGAGCGCACCAAGATATTTCTCCTCGCCTATGGCCTTGGGTGGGACCCTGGTGACCTGTGACTCAGACTTCCAGCTGCACATCA
It encodes:
- the LOC119304154 gene encoding probable aquaporin TIP4-1 codes for the protein MDTKHADSLDERDVVVVDAGCVRAVLGELVLTFLFVFTGVAAAMAAGVPELQGAAMPMATLAGVALAQALAAGVLVTAGFHVSGGHLNPAVTVALLARGHITAFRAVLYVAAQLLASSLACILLRYLSGGQATPVPVHTLGTGIGPMQGLVMEIILTFSLLFVVYATILDPRTTVPGYGPMLTGLIVGANTIAGGNFSGASMNPARSFGPALATGVWTNHWVYWVGPLVGGPLAGFVYETVFMVTKTHEPLLGWDF